Proteins encoded within one genomic window of Acipenser ruthenus chromosome 32, fAciRut3.2 maternal haplotype, whole genome shotgun sequence:
- the LOC131703117 gene encoding reticulon-4 receptor-like 2: VWLLLWLAVCSPSPAYSCPRLCVCYPSPMMVSCQSQNFSAVPAGIPYDSQRVFLQNNRITELRAQSFGFQTKVLWLYSNNISSIKADSFSDMRDLEELDLGDNPSLRTLHPDSFQGLDKLQR; this comes from the exons gtctggctgttgctctggctggcagtctgctcccctagccctgcctattcctgccccaggctgtgtgtctgttaccCCTCCCCGATGATggtcagctgccagtctcagaacTTCTCGGCGGTGCCGGCCGGCATTCCCTACGACAGCCAGAGAGTGTTCCTCCAAAACAACCGCATCACAGAGCTGCGGGCGCAGTCCTTCGGCTTCCAGACAAAG gTCCTGTGGCTCTACTCCAACAACATCAGCTCCATCAAAGCCGATTCCTTCAGCGACATGCGAGATCTGGAGGAGCTGGACCTGGGGGATAACCCCTCCCTGCGCACCCTCCATCCTGACTCCTTCCAGGGGCTGGACaagctgcaga GATAG